The window GCACGTCGACCATGAAGTACGAGCGGGTGAAGGAGAAGATGATCGACACCTCCGCCTCGTCGGTGATCAGCGCGTCGATCTGGATGCCGTGGCCTTCGCGGTGCAGCAGCGGGATCACCAGCGGCCACTGCTCGTCGCGGGTATAGACACGCCCGACCAGATAGGCGCCCTTGTTGCGGTAGAGCACCGAGGAAAACAGTTCGATGCACAGCTCCGGATCCCTGCACACCCAGTCCGGCAGACTGGCGCGCAGCTGGTTCTCCAGGCGTTGCAGGTCACGCGGCAGGTCCTCGAACGGCATGCTAAAGCGGTAGTCGGCGAAGACCTGCTCGAGCATGCCGCCGAGGTTGACCCGCGGCAGGTAGCTGCGGGTCTGCGCCGCCCGCTCGTGGCTGCGCAGCGACGGCCGGGTGGTGTGGATGAACATGCAGCCGTCGCTGATCTGGTCATGACTGAACAGGCCGCAGAAGATCGAGTTGTACCAGGTCTCGGCCAATTCATCGTCGAAGCGCAGGTCGATCAGGTTGATGTAGGCGCTCTTCACCAGCGGCCACAGCTGCACATCGAGCAGCACCGCGGGGTCGTTACTGCGGCGCAGCCGCATGCCGACTTCGCTGACCTTCTCTTCGTAGAGGTTGATCCGCGCCGCCGCGGCCCGCTGGGTTTCCGCCCACTGGGCCTGCTCGAAACGGGCACGGGCACCATCGGTGATCTGGCGGAAATGTTCGCGATAATCGTCGAAGCCATCGAGGATCGAACGGGCAATATCGGCGGCCGGCCATGGCTGTGGCATGAGAAAGTCTCGGCAGGTAAACGAAAGCCGAGCTTAGCCAGATGCCGCGCCAAGAGAAAGTCAGGCGAGGCCCTGCGCCCGCAGAAACTGCTCAAGATAGTCGATAAATGCCTGCACCTTGCGCGTCGCCCGGCGATGGCTGGGGTAAACGGCGAGGACCAGCGGGCCGAAAGCGTCCGGGTCGAAGTCGTACTCCGTCATCACCTGCAGCAACTGGCCGCTCTCCAGATAGGGCTGCACGCTCCACAACGGACAAGCGTGCAGACCCGTGCCCATCAGGGTATTGGCCAGCAGCAGGTCGTAGTTGTCGCTCTGCAAGCGGCCTTGCGGCTGCGGGACGCGTATGCGCACCCCAGCCAGGGACATCCACCAGTAGCTCTGGTCCAGCGCCGGATGGCGGTAGATCAGCCACTGATGACGGTCGAAGGTTTCCGGGCTCACCGCCAGCGGATTGGCCGCCAAGTACGCCGGGCTGGCGCACATGACGATGCGATTTTCCCCCAAGGGTTTGACGATCAGCCCAGGCAGGTCACTACGCCCTTCACGCAGGGCCAAGTCATAACTGCCATCGGCCAGATCGACGAAGGCATCGCTGAGGTCCACGCGCAACTTGATCTGCGGATGGGCGACGAGAAAGCCGGCACAGGCCTGATCGAGAAAGGCCCGACCGAAGGCCAGCGGCGCGGTCAACCTCAGGTTGCCATGCAAACCGTGCTGCAGCTGGCCAATCTCCTCGCCCGCCTCATGCAGGCGCTGCAACACCTGACGGGCGGTTTCCAGGTAGAGCCGGCCAGCCTCGGTCAGCGCCGTGCGCCGGGTGCTGCGCTCGAACAGTTGCGCGCCCAGGTCGGCCTCCAGGTGGCTGACGGCCTTGGTCAACGCCGAGGGGGTCTTGCCCAGCTGCTCGGCCGCACGGCTGAAACTGCCGTGCTCGGCGGTGGCGACAAACATGCTCAGGGCGCCGAGCTTGTCCATGCTGTCTTTCCTGTTTGGCAAAAAGGTTTTGCGCGCCAGCGGTGTTCTGCCGGCCCGCGCCATTCGTTAGTCTCGCGGCCAGACCAATAAAAACTAGAGGCTGTTTCGATGCAACGATTTATCCCGAACCTGTTGGTTGCCGCAATGGCTTTTTCCTCGATGGAAGCTATGGCCGCCGCCGATCTGCTGTTGTTCAACGGCAAGGTGTTCACTGCCGAGCCCGGCCAAGCGCTGGCGCAGGCAGTTGCCGTGGAAAACGGCAAAATCCTCAAAGTCGGTAGCGATGCAGAGATCAAGGCCCTCGCAGACGCCTCGACCGAGATTGTCGACCTGGCCGGCAAGGTGCTGATGCCCGGCATGATCGACGGCCACAGCCATCCGATCATGGCCGCCCTCGACGGCATGGGTTCGACCCTGCTGGATGAAGTCAAACCGCTGCCCGAACTTGAACAGTGGATCATTGCCGAGGACAAGGCCGGTCGTGCCCGTCGCGCCGACGTGATCAGCATTGCCGGGGTCAGCTCGGCGTACTGGGAGCAGAGCCATGAACTCGGGCAGCTCTTCAACCAGGGCCGCTGGGCCGAGCAGCCGCTGGTACTGAACGGTATCGACGGGCACACCGGCTGGGCCAACCAGGCCATGCTCAAACGCCTGAAAATCGACGCCGCACTGGTGAAAAGCCTGCCGGAGAAAGAGCGCAACTACATTGCCCACGGGGCCGATCTCACACCCACGGGTTACCTCGCCGAGAACGGCTGGGACCGCGTCCGCAGTCAGCTGCCCGAGCACGGCGAAGAAGTGATGCTGGAGGCCACCCGCCAGGCCGTGAAGATCAACAACCAATACGGCGTCACCGCCTGGATGGACGCCGCTACCAACGCCGGCGCCGGCGACTCAGTGTTCGAACTGCGCCCGACCGAGCAGAGCGTTGGCGTGCTGCCGCTCTACCGCAAGCTATCGGAGTTGGGCGAACTGAATGCCCACGTCGCCGCCCTGCTGATTGCCTACCCGAAAAGCAAGCCGGCTGAACTCGAGGCTTTGGCCAAGGTCATGCAGCAGTTTCAAGGCGTGCCGAACCTGACATTCCCCGGCCTCAAGATCTTTTCTGACGGCGTTCTGGAGTTCCCAGGCCAGAGCGCCGCAGTGCTCGAACCGTTCAAGAACAGCCAGAAGAAGGGCGAACTGCTGATCGACCCGGCAAACTTCGGCAAATTGGTCGCAGCCGCGGAAAAACACGACTGGATCGTGCATGTGCATGCGGTCGGCGACCGTGCCGTGCGTGAAGCGCTGAATGGTTTTGAATATGCCCGCAAGCTCAACCCAACCCCGCTGCCACACAGCATCGGCCATATCCAGCTGATCGACCCGCAGGACTTCCCGCGCTTCAAGCAGCTCGGGGTGATTGCCGACATGCAACTGCTCTGGGCCACCGCCGAGTCCTACACCGAGGAACTGGTGAAGCCTTATATCAGCGACTCCGCCTACCGCTACATGTACCCTGCGCAGTCCTTGCGCAAAGCCGGCGCGGTGATTGCCGGTGGCAGCGACTGGCCGGTCTCCAGCCCTAACCCGTGGAACGCCATCGCCCAGGCCGGCACCCGTAAAGGCCCGCTCGGCGTACTCAACAGCGCCGAAAGCATCGACCGCGAAAGCATGTTCTACGCCTACACCATCAACGCCGCCAAAGCCCTGCGTCTGGACCAGCAGATCGGTTCCCTGGCGCCCGGCAAGCAAGCTGACTTGATCGTCCTCGACCGCGATGTGTTCAAGGTCAGCGACGACGAGTTGTTCGAGACCCAGGTGCTGAAAACCTACTTCGCCGGTAAGCAGGTTTACGCCCCCGAGTCCTGACAATAACTCCCCTGCGGCCAACCTGGCCGCTGCCCTGAATAGCCAAGCTCCTCGCACTGCGAGGGGCTCGGCGAAGCCTTGTCCGAATCTGCCCAAATACTCACAACAACAGGGAAATTTGCATGAATGCTCTACCGATTCTCGCCCTTGCCGCTTTGGCTCTGGCACCGCTGTGCAGCGCCCAGGCGATCGAACTGAATGATCAGTTCCGCCTCATCGTCACCCCTACTATCGTCAGCGATTACCGCGCCAGCGGCCTCTCGCAAACCCTCGGCGACCCGGCCGCGCAGCTGAATGTCGTGCTCAGCCACGCCAGCGGCCTGTATGCCGGTGTGTGGACCTCGAATGTCGACTTTGGCCATGACTCCAGCACCCGCCAGGAAATCGAGTATTACGCCGGCTACTACTGGCAAATTACTGACGACATCAGCCTCGACACCTACTACACCAAGTACGACTTCCCCCGCGAAAGCGATTTCAACCAGAGCGATGTGCAGGCCCTGCTGGATGTCTACGGCGTGCTGCTCGGTGCCAAATTCGCCAACAACGTTATGGGCCCGGAGATCTGGGACGAAGAAGAAGAGAACCTCATTCACCCCGCCGGGAAAGACGAGGACCTGTCCTCATTTTTGATCGGCTATCGCACCCTGTTGCCGGCAGAGGTCGGTTTCGAAGCCCGCTACGAATACGTCGACTACAAGGACGACGTATTTTTCAGCAACGACGGCAGCAGCCGCCCCGACTACCGCAACTGGGAGATCAAGCTGAACCGCGACTTGATCGGCGTGACCTGGGGCCTGAGCTACATCGATACCGACCTGTCGAAAACCGAGTGCCAAAGTTTTACCGGTTTCGACGACCTGTGCGGCCCGACCGTAGTCGCCAGCGCCAGCAAGACCTTCTAAGCGCAGCGCAAACCACCACGAGCGGCGCCGGCGGGGTGAGGTCCAGCGACTTAACCCCACCTGAATCCACCGCGTCCGCATTCCGTTACTAGCTGTTTTGCCCAGCGCCCCACGTCAGCGACTGTTTTGGCCGTGCCATCCGCAACTGGAGCGGCGTGCGCAGACTCACCGAATAAAAGCAGCCCATCCGCCTGCACCCCAAGGAAACCACCCTCATGACCCAGGTCAACGATAGCCCGCAGCGCGCGCCCCTGATCGAGCAACGCTCGATCGATTACATCCCCGAGGATGAGCGCCATGGCAGCCTCTACAGCCAATTCAGCCTGTGGCTCGGCGCCAACCTGCAGATCACCGCGATAGTCACCGGCGCTTTGGCCGTGGTGCTGGGCGGCGACGTGTTCTGGTCGCTGATCGGCCTGCTGGTCGGCCAACTGTTCGGCGGCGCGGTAGTCGCCCTGCACGCCGCGCAAGGGCCCAAACTCGGGCTGCCGCAGATGATCTCCAGCCGCGTGCAGTTCGGCGTCTACGGTGCGGCCATCCCGATTGTGCTGGTGTGCCTGATGTACCTCGGCTTCAGCGCCACCGGCGCGGTGCTGTCGGGGCAGGCCATCGCCCAGTTGATCGAGGTCAGCGACAGCACCGGCATCCTGATTTTCGCCGCCTGCATCGCGCTCCTGACCCTGTTCGGTTATCGGGTCATCCACCTGGTCGGCAAGGTCACCAGCGTGCTCGGCATCATTGCCTTCGCCTACCTGTTCACCCGCCTGCTGACCCTCAACGACATCGGCCTGCTGCTGGTGAACCGCCACTTCGACTGGAGCTCCTTCCTGCTGGCGGTGTCCCTCTCGGCGTCCTGGCAGATCGCCTTCGGCCCCTATGTGGCCGACTATTCACGCTATCTGCCAAGCAAGACCTCGTCCTGGAAAACCTTCGCCGCCGTCGGCCTCGGCACCGTGCTAGGCGCCCAGGCCTCGATGGTGCTCGGGGTGTTCGCTGCAGCGTTGGCCGGCGCGAACTTCCGCGGCCATGAGGTGGCCACCATAGTCGGGCTCGGCAGCACCGGGGTGATGGCGGCCCTGCTGTATTTGAGCGTGGTGCTCGGCAAGGTCACGGTCTCCACCCTCAACGCCTACGGCAGCTTCATGTGCATCGCCACCATCATCAGCGGCTTCCGCGGGCGCCTGCAGATCGGCGCCGTGCAGCGCATGTTGTTCGTGCTGGCGATTGTCGGCGCGTCCACCGCACTCGCGCTGCTCGGCCAGGACTCGTTTCTGGGCACGTTCAAGTTCTTCATCCTGTTCCTGCTGACCTTCTTCACGCCCTGGAGCGCGATCAACCTGGTCGACTACTACTTCATCAACAAGGAGTGTTATGACATCCCGGCGCTGTCCGACCCCGAGGGCCGCTACGGCCGCTGGAATCTGCTGGGGATCGGCGTCTATGTCGTCGGCGTGTTGATTCAGCTGCCCTTCGTCGACACCCACTTCTACAGCGGGCCGCTGGTCGCACAACTCGGCGGTATCGATATTTCCTGGATAGTCGGTCTGGCGGTGCCGGGCCTGCTTTACTATCTGGCGGCCCGCCGCACCGTGCGCGCCATGCCCGAGCGCATGGTGCTGCCGACGGACCCGGCGCTGGCCGGGCAAGTGCGCGCCCAGGAAGGCTGAAGCAAACGCCGCCGACATGATTGTCGCGCCGCGCGCATGGCCGGCGGGCGTCGCTCGATCGGCGCGGCTGCGGCGCCGGCCACCCGCGGTGCGCGGATTGAATGGCTCGCTCCGCGCGCCGAACTGCCGGTGGTTGCGCTGGTAGGATTGGCATTTCTTTTTGAGCCGTTTCGCTCGGCTGGTCCAGGGGGACCTCAGCATGCAGATTCAAGCCCACAAGGCTTTGGATGTGGATCAGCAGCAGCGCGTCATCGCGGGCTGGGAACAGCATTACCAGCAGATGTCCCCCGGCGCCTTCCGCGGTCAGATCGTGCACCTGGAGCTGGGTGGGGTGGCGGTCTACGAGGAGCGGATGAACACCCGGGTCGAGCAATATTTTCATGCTCCGGCCAGCTCCCTGGTGTTCAGCTTCGATGCAGTCGATGGTTCGCTCTATCTGCTTAATGGCGAGAGCCAGAACACCTGGATCACCCCGGAGAACTACAAGGAAGTGGCGGTAGTGCTGGACCAGAACTACCTGAGTCGGCTCGCGGGCTTGGACCTAAGCGTTCTGGACGGGCTGTTCCTCACGCCCTTGCGATCCCAGCACAGCCGGCTGTTCGGCCGCTGGCTGAGCGGTACCCTCGGGCGCTTGCTGGCGACGCCCGATCAGCTCGCCGAGGAAAACCTGGCGAGACAGCTGGTCGATGACTGTCTGTTTGTTCTCGAGTGTTCGACCCGGACGCTCGACGATTCTGGCCTGAGGCGTTTGGCGCGCGATCGCCAGGTCGTCCGCAAGGTCTTCGAGTTGGCGACCGCCTTTCCCGATGAGCATTTCAATGTGCTGCAGCTGGCGAGTGTGGCCAGCGTATCCGTTCGCCAGCTGCAGAAGAGCTTTACCGCCTTCATCGGGGTCGCGCCGAACCACTGGCTGCGGCTGCGCCGGTTGAATGCGGCGCATCGCGACCTGCTGCGCGCCTCGCCGGGGGAAACCACGGTGGCCGAGATCGCGATGCGCTGGTCGTTCTGGCACCTGGGGCGTTTCTCCGAGGCCTATCGCCAGCTGTTCAACGAACTGCCTAGCTGCACGCTGCTGCGCCGTTCCTAAGCCGCAGGCGCTGGACTGAGGCGCCGGCGTTTCCTCGGCACTCCCCTGGCTGGTGATGCCCTCGGCCCGGCGGGCCGCGCGCGGTCACCCGCTCGACCGCTTGGATCTCAATTCTTCGGGCAACCCCGCTGGCCCATGGCAGCGCCTCGGCGACCGCGGAGCCAGGCTTGGCGCTGCCTGCGCAGCCGGCGCCGATCCGGCGTGCGCCAAAAAGGGGCGCTAAAACTGGCGCAAAGCGGATAGAGGCCGGCCTCGCCTCGGCGGCAGAATTTCTTCGACTTATTGAAGCCGGGCGGCACTAGGACGCCCCGGCAATCCACCTGCATGAGGCGTTATGAAAGGCAATCTGGATCGTCTGAGCCAATGGTTGAAGGACAACAAGATCACCGAGGTCGAGTGCCTTATCTCGGATCTGAGCGGCATTGCCAGGGGCAAGATCTCGCCGACCAACAAGTTCCTCAATGAGCGGGGCATGCGCCTGCCGGAGAGCGTCTTGTTGCAGACGGTCACCGGCGACTACGTCGAGGACGAGGTCTATTACGACCTGCTCGACCCGGCCGACATCGACATGCACTGCCACCCCGACGAGGGCGCCGTGTTTCTGGTGCCTTGGGCCCTGGAACCGACGGCCCAGGTCATCCATGACACCCATGACAAGCAGGGCCGCCCGGTCGAGCTATCGCCGCGCAACATCCTCAAGAAGGTGCTCAGACTCTACACGGAGCGGGGCTGGAAGCCGATCATCGCGCCGGAAATGGAGTTCTACCTGATTCAGCGCAGCGATGACCCTGACTATCCGCTGAAGCCGCCAGTCGGCCGCTCCGGGCGCCAGGAGACGGGGCGGCAGTCCTACTCGATCGAGGCGACCAACGAGTTCGATCCGCTCTTCGAGGACATGTACAACTGGAGCGAGGCCCAGGGGCTGGACTTGGACACTCTGATCCACGAGGAAGGCACCGCGCAGATGGAGATCAACTTCCGCCACGGCGATCCGCTGCACCTGGCGGATCAGATCTTCGTCTTCAAACGGACCCTGCGCGAGGCGGCCCTCAAGCACAACGTCAGCGCGACCTTCATGGCCAAGCCGATGACCGGCGAACCGGGCAGCGCCATGCACCTGCATCAGAGCGTGGTGGACCTGCAGACCGGTCAGAACATCTTCTCCAACCCCGACGGCAGCATGAGCGACCTGTTCCTGCACCACATCGGCGGTTTGCAGAAATACATTCCCGAGACGCTGCCGCTGTTCGCCCCCAACGTCAACTCGTTCCGCCGCTTCCTGCCGGATACCTCGGCGCCGGTGAATGTGGAGTGGGGCGAGGAGAACCGCACCGTGGGCCTGCGCGTACCGGACTCGGATCCGCAGAACCGCCGGGTGGAGAATCGCCTGCCGGGCGCCGACGCCAACCCCTACCTGGCCCTGGCGGCGAGCCTGCTGTGCGGTTTCGTCGGCATGATCGAAGCCGTCGAGCCCAGCCAGCCCGTGCAGGGACGCGGCTACGAGCGGCGTAATCTGGCCCTGCCGCTGACCCTGGAGGCCGCGCTGGAGCGCATGGAGCAGTCGGCGATGCTCAAGGAGTACCTGGGTAGCCGCTTCACCAAGGGCTTCGTCGCGGTCAAGCGGGTCGAGCACGAGAACTTCAAGCAAGTGATCAGCTCCTGGGAGCGGGAATTCCTTCTGCTCAGTGCGTGAAACCCACGGGCGTCCTCCAGGACGAAATCGGTCCTGCGTGAATCTATTCCCCAACCTACCTAGGACAAGGACAGGCGAATGAAACTTCCATGCCCAACGATTCTGTTCGCAGCCCTATGCGCCCTGAGCGGCCAGGCTTCGGCGCAGGATGTCGTGAATATCTACAACTGGACGGACTACATCGCCGAAACCACTTTGGCGGACTTCCAGCGGGACACCGGGATCAAGCCGGTTTACGACGTTTTCGATTCCAACGAGACACTCGAAGGCAAGCTCCTGGCGGGGCACACCGGCTACGACGTGGTGGTGCCCAGCAACCATTTCCTCGGCCGGCAGATCAAGGCCGGGGTCTTCCAGAAGCTGGATCTGGCCCGGCTGCCTAACTGGAGCAACCTCGATCCGAAGCTTCTGGAGCGCCTGCAGGTCAACGATCCAGGCAACCACTATGCCGTGCCCTATCTCTGGGGCACCAATGGCATCGGTTACAACGTCACCAAGATCAAGCAGCTGCTGGGTGTTGAGCAGATCGACTCCTGGGCCGTCCTGTTCGAACCGGAAAACCTGAAGAAACTTCAGGCCTGTGGCGTTTCCTTCATGGACTCCGCAGACGAGACCTTTCCCGCCATGCTCAACTATATGGGGCTGGACCCCAACAGCAGACGCCTGCAGGACTACAAGGCGGCCGAGAGCAAACTGAAGAGCTTGCGTCCTTACATCAGTTACTTCCATTCCTCCAAATACATCACTGACCTCGCCAATGGGGATATCTGCATCGCCTTCGGCTACTCCGGCGACGTATTCCAGGCCATGAGCCGCGCCGAGGAGGCCGGTAATGGGGTCCAGATCGCCTATATAGTGCCCCGCGAGGGCGGCAATCTCTGGTTCGACATGCTGAGCATCCCGGCCGATGCCAAGAATGTTGAACAAGCCCATGCCTTCATCAACTACCTGCTGCAGCCGGCGGTTATCGCCAAAGTCAGCGAGCATGTCGGCTACGCCAATGCCAATACCCAGGCGGATGCGCTGATGAACGAGCAGGTCAGGCATGACCCCTCCATTTATCCCCCGGCAGCGGTGCAGCAGAAGCTCTATGTCTCGTCGGAGCAGCCACCCGAAATCATGCGTTGGATTAATCGCTCGTGGAACAAGCTCAAGTCCGGCCGCTAATCCGCCCTGCCGGGTGGCTGCGCCAACCCGGTAAGTTGACAGGTACCCTCAAGATGTCTTCCACGCTTATTGCACCTCCAACCTATTATTTCGCCACCCGCAATCGCAGTCTCGACTGTCCGCCGCTCGAAGGCTCGGCCCAGGCCGATGTCTGCATTGTGGGCGGCGGTTTCACCGGCCTGAACACCGCCATCGAACTGGCCGAGCGGGGCCACTCGGTAATCCTGCTGGAGGCACGCCAGATCGCCTGGGGCGCCACCGGCCGCAATGGCGGGCAACTGATTCGCGGGCTCGGGCACGATCTCGGCCGATTCCACAAGTACATCGGCAGCGAGGGCTGCCAGACCCTTGAGCGGCTGGGGCTCGAGGCCGTCGATATCGTCCGCCAGCGTGTGCAGCGGCATGCCATCGACTGCGATCTGCGCTGGGGGCACTGCGAGCTGGCCAACACGCCTCGGCACTATGCGGGGCTGATCCGCGAGCGGGAGGCGCTCGAGCAGCAGGGCTATCCGCATGAGGTCAGCCTGGTCGAGCCGCACGAAATGGCCCGGGTGGTCGGCTCCGAGCGCTATGTCGGCGGCCTGATCGACAACGGCTCGGGCCACTTGCACCCGCTCAATCTGGCTCTGGGGGAGGCCGCCGTCGCTCAGGGGCTGGGCGTACGGCTCTGCGAGGACAGTGCGGTGACGCGCATCGAGTACGGCAGCCGCATCCGTGTGCATACCGCCAGAGGCCAGGTCCAGGCCAAGAGCCTGGTGCTCGCCGGCAATGCCCACCTAGGCAATCTCGAACCGGCGCTGAGCGGCAAGGTGTTACCCGCCGGCAGCTATATCATTGCCACGGAACCCTTGGACCCGGTCCTGGCCGAGACCCTGATCCCCGCTAACCGGGCGCTATGCGACCAGCGCGTCGGGCTGGATTACTATCGTCTGTCGGCAGACCGGCGCCTGTTGTTCGGCGGCGCATGCCGTTACTCCGGACGCGACCCCAGCGACATCGCTCGCTATATGCGCCCGAAAATGCTCAAGGTGTTTCCGCAGCTGGCCGATAAACGCATCGAGTTTCAGTGGAGCGGAATGATCGGTATCGGCGCTAACCGGCTGCCGCAGATAGGCCGCTTGGAGACGCAGCCGAACGTCTACTATGCCCAAGCCTATGCCGGACATGGGCTCAACACCACGCACCTGGCTGCCCGCCTGCTGGCCGAGGCGATCAGTCGGGAGCGCAGTCATGGGTTCGACCTGTTCGCCCGCGTGCCGCACATGACCTTCCCAGGCGGTCAGCGGCTGCGCTCTCCGCTGCTGGCACTGGGCATGCTCTGGTACCGACTCAAGGACGTGGTGGGGGGCTGAACAGTCCCCCTGGCGGGGAGAGTGCCGCGGTGGGGCAGGCAAAACGCTCGTCCTCGTCAGACCCCGCAGGGAAAGCGGGCGTCTGTTCAAGCCTCGCTAGGCGAACAGGCATGCATAAAAAACCGGCTCAATGGCCGGTTTCTCTCAACTGTCCCCGTGCGCCTGCTGGGCGCTGGAAAACCTGATGTAGCTGTAGGCTGTGGGCATGGCGGGAGGCTCCGGGGACACTGGAAAGCCTCGTTATACCTTTGCCTACTTCTTCCCGCTGATGGGCGTGCTGGTCGGCGCGCCGTTCTTCGCCGAAGGCTTGACCCTGAACAAAGCCGGCGGTGTGCTGCTGGGGCTGCTGGGCGTCGGCCTGCTGACCCGCACCGGTCCGGTGGCCTTCGATATGGATTTGCTCTGGGGCGCCGCCGCCTGCTTGATCGCCACCACCTGCTACGGTTTTGCCGGCTTTCTCACCCGCCGCTGGCCCGGTCTGGATGGCCTGGATAACCGTCTCGCCGCCTGCAGCAGCATGTTCGGGGCAACCTTGTGCCTGCTGCCGCTGTTCGCTTATTCCGTCATCAGCCAGCCACCGGCCAGTTGGGGCGGCAGCAGCGTCTGGCTGGCGCTGGCCGGTCTCGGCTTCGTCTGCACCGCCTTCGCCTACATCATTTACTTCCGCCTGATCGCCGATGTCGGCCCGCTGAAGACCCTGTCGGTGACCTTTCTGATCCCGCTGTTCGGGGTGCTCTGGGGCGTGCTATTGCTGGACGAACGACTGTCTTGAGCCTACCTCTACGGCGGCGTGTGGATCGGGCTGGTGCTATGGCTGGTAGTGAAGCCGGCGGCAGTGCCGGCGACGGCAGAAGAGTCGGCGTAGGGCGGATATGCCGCTTGCGGCTTGTCCGCCGCAGAAGCTGGACAGGACTTCGCTATGCCCACCCGCTCCGGCTCCTCAACCCCCGCACAGCAAAAGGCCGCCCGCTGGCGGCCTCGAGCAAAGGAGCCTGCCTAAGAACCTGTTCAAGATCGTCGCGAGCGCAGGTCAGACAAGGCGAAAACAGGCGAGGACGCGGAGTTTACGAGTTGTAAATGAGCAGTCCGGGCCTGTTTTCAACGCAGCATGGCCAAGCGCAGCAGATATTGAACAGGTTCTTACTGCACCAACTCCTGCTCGCTGAACATATCGCTGAACAGCATGCTGGAGAGGTAACGCTCGCCGGAGTCCGGCAGGATCACCACCATGGTCTTGCCCTGCATTTCCGGGCGCTCGGCCAGACGCACCGCCGCCGCCATCGCCGCGCCACCGGAGATGCCGCAGAGGATGCCCTCTTCGCGCATCAGGCGCAGCGCGACGGCCTTGGCGTCATCGTCGGTGACCTGCTCGACGCGGTCGACCATGCTCAGGTCGAGGTTCTTTGGCACGAAGCCGGCGCCAATGCCCTGGATCTTGTGCGGACTGGGCTTGACCTCATCGCCGGCCAGGGTCTGGCTGATCACCGGCGAGCCAATCGGCTCGACCGCTACCGACAGGATCGGCTTGCCCTGGGTCAGTTTGATATAGCGCGACACCCCGGTGATGGTGCCGCCGGTGCCGACGCCGGCGACCAGCGCGTCGATGGCGCCTTCGGTGTCGTTCCAGATTTCCGGGCCGGTGGTCTTCTCGTGGATCGCCGGGTTGGCCGGGTTATCGAACTGCTGCGGCATATAGTACTGCGCCGGGTCGCTGGCGATGATTTCCTCAGCCTTGGCGATCGCGCCCTTCATGCCCTTGGCCGGCTCGGTCAGCACGATCTCGGCGCCGAGGGCCTTGAGCACCTTGCGCCGCTCCAGGCTCATCGACGCCGGCATGGTCAGCAGCAGCTTGTAACCGCGGGCGGCGGCGACGAACGCCAG is drawn from Pseudomonas cavernae and contains these coding sequences:
- a CDS encoding LysR family transcriptional regulator yields the protein MDKLGALSMFVATAEHGSFSRAAEQLGKTPSALTKAVSHLEADLGAQLFERSTRRTALTEAGRLYLETARQVLQRLHEAGEEIGQLQHGLHGNLRLTAPLAFGRAFLDQACAGFLVAHPQIKLRVDLSDAFVDLADGSYDLALREGRSDLPGLIVKPLGENRIVMCASPAYLAANPLAVSPETFDRHQWLIYRHPALDQSYWWMSLAGVRIRVPQPQGRLQSDNYDLLLANTLMGTGLHACPLWSVQPYLESGQLLQVMTEYDFDPDAFGPLVLAVYPSHRRATRKVQAFIDYLEQFLRAQGLA
- a CDS encoding amidohydrolase → MQRFIPNLLVAAMAFSSMEAMAAADLLLFNGKVFTAEPGQALAQAVAVENGKILKVGSDAEIKALADASTEIVDLAGKVLMPGMIDGHSHPIMAALDGMGSTLLDEVKPLPELEQWIIAEDKAGRARRADVISIAGVSSAYWEQSHELGQLFNQGRWAEQPLVLNGIDGHTGWANQAMLKRLKIDAALVKSLPEKERNYIAHGADLTPTGYLAENGWDRVRSQLPEHGEEVMLEATRQAVKINNQYGVTAWMDAATNAGAGDSVFELRPTEQSVGVLPLYRKLSELGELNAHVAALLIAYPKSKPAELEALAKVMQQFQGVPNLTFPGLKIFSDGVLEFPGQSAAVLEPFKNSQKKGELLIDPANFGKLVAAAEKHDWIVHVHAVGDRAVREALNGFEYARKLNPTPLPHSIGHIQLIDPQDFPRFKQLGVIADMQLLWATAESYTEELVKPYISDSAYRYMYPAQSLRKAGAVIAGGSDWPVSSPNPWNAIAQAGTRKGPLGVLNSAESIDRESMFYAYTINAAKALRLDQQIGSLAPGKQADLIVLDRDVFKVSDDELFETQVLKTYFAGKQVYAPES
- a CDS encoding TorF family putative porin, whose translation is MNALPILALAALALAPLCSAQAIELNDQFRLIVTPTIVSDYRASGLSQTLGDPAAQLNVVLSHASGLYAGVWTSNVDFGHDSSTRQEIEYYAGYYWQITDDISLDTYYTKYDFPRESDFNQSDVQALLDVYGVLLGAKFANNVMGPEIWDEEEENLIHPAGKDEDLSSFLIGYRTLLPAEVGFEARYEYVDYKDDVFFSNDGSSRPDYRNWEIKLNRDLIGVTWGLSYIDTDLSKTECQSFTGFDDLCGPTVVASASKTF
- a CDS encoding purine-cytosine permease family protein, translated to MTQVNDSPQRAPLIEQRSIDYIPEDERHGSLYSQFSLWLGANLQITAIVTGALAVVLGGDVFWSLIGLLVGQLFGGAVVALHAAQGPKLGLPQMISSRVQFGVYGAAIPIVLVCLMYLGFSATGAVLSGQAIAQLIEVSDSTGILIFAACIALLTLFGYRVIHLVGKVTSVLGIIAFAYLFTRLLTLNDIGLLLVNRHFDWSSFLLAVSLSASWQIAFGPYVADYSRYLPSKTSSWKTFAAVGLGTVLGAQASMVLGVFAAALAGANFRGHEVATIVGLGSTGVMAALLYLSVVLGKVTVSTLNAYGSFMCIATIISGFRGRLQIGAVQRMLFVLAIVGASTALALLGQDSFLGTFKFFILFLLTFFTPWSAINLVDYYFINKECYDIPALSDPEGRYGRWNLLGIGVYVVGVLIQLPFVDTHFYSGPLVAQLGGIDISWIVGLAVPGLLYYLAARRTVRAMPERMVLPTDPALAGQVRAQEG
- a CDS encoding helix-turn-helix domain-containing protein, encoding MQIQAHKALDVDQQQRVIAGWEQHYQQMSPGAFRGQIVHLELGGVAVYEERMNTRVEQYFHAPASSLVFSFDAVDGSLYLLNGESQNTWITPENYKEVAVVLDQNYLSRLAGLDLSVLDGLFLTPLRSQHSRLFGRWLSGTLGRLLATPDQLAEENLARQLVDDCLFVLECSTRTLDDSGLRRLARDRQVVRKVFELATAFPDEHFNVLQLASVASVSVRQLQKSFTAFIGVAPNHWLRLRRLNAAHRDLLRASPGETTVAEIAMRWSFWHLGRFSEAYRQLFNELPSCTLLRRS
- a CDS encoding glutamine synthetase family protein, with product MKGNLDRLSQWLKDNKITEVECLISDLSGIARGKISPTNKFLNERGMRLPESVLLQTVTGDYVEDEVYYDLLDPADIDMHCHPDEGAVFLVPWALEPTAQVIHDTHDKQGRPVELSPRNILKKVLRLYTERGWKPIIAPEMEFYLIQRSDDPDYPLKPPVGRSGRQETGRQSYSIEATNEFDPLFEDMYNWSEAQGLDLDTLIHEEGTAQMEINFRHGDPLHLADQIFVFKRTLREAALKHNVSATFMAKPMTGEPGSAMHLHQSVVDLQTGQNIFSNPDGSMSDLFLHHIGGLQKYIPETLPLFAPNVNSFRRFLPDTSAPVNVEWGEENRTVGLRVPDSDPQNRRVENRLPGADANPYLALAASLLCGFVGMIEAVEPSQPVQGRGYERRNLALPLTLEAALERMEQSAMLKEYLGSRFTKGFVAVKRVEHENFKQVISSWEREFLLLSA